Proteins co-encoded in one Garra rufa chromosome 7, GarRuf1.0, whole genome shotgun sequence genomic window:
- the LOC141338855 gene encoding uncharacterized protein, with protein MIPAILKLGPGRLRRNRIQQPYPTTSANMDPVNQLLNLRQGYLPIGDYVRQFYVMEVKRVKTGEKTRSQTKSISLLKRRGKKCFTCTQCGKSLKSKRNLNVHMMIHTGEKPFTCDQCGKSFKSKQNLNVHMMIHTGEKPFTCDQCGKSFIQTGQLKDHMKIHTGEKLHECDQCGKTFRYKQNLRVHMKIHTGEKPFTCDQCGKSFRQTAYLQKHMNIHTEVKPFICDRCGKSFKLEVTLKMHMNTHTGEKMHACDYCGKVFFWATGLKRHLRVHTKEKPYSCSVCGKSFSQLQTLKVHQKTHTGVRDHMCFECKKTFITAQRLKRHQRIHTGEKPYKCSHCDKKFSRSEHLKAHERIHTGEKPYHCTECGKSFTHSRNLLMHTKRIHSK; from the exons aagacttcgccgcaacAGGATCCAGCAGCCTTATCCCACCACCAGCGCaaacatggacccagtcaaccAGCTACTTAATCTGCGACAGGGATATCTACCCATTGGGGACTATGTACGGCAGTTTT atgtgaTGGAGGTAAAACGTGTCAAAACTGGAGAAAAAACTCGCTCACAGACTAAAAGTATTTCTTTACTGAAAAGAAGAGGCAAGAAAtgtttcacctgcactcagtgtggaaagagtttgaagAGCAAACGAAATCTCAATGTTCACatgatgatccacactggagagaaacccttcacatgtgatcaatgtggaaagagttttaaaagCAAACAGAATCTCAATGTTCACatgatgatccacactggagagaaacccttcacatgtgatcagtgtgggaagagtttcatacAAACAGGACAGCTTAAGGACCACAtgaagatccacactggagaaaaactgcacgaatgtgatcaatgtggaaagacTTTCAGATATAAACAGAACCTCAGGGTTCACATGAagattcacacaggagagaaaccgttcacatgtgatcaatgcgggaagagtttcagacAAACTGCATACCTtcagaaacacatgaacatccacactgaaGTGAAGCCATTCATATGTGATCGTTGTGGGAAGAGTTTTAAACTAGAAGTAACCCTGAAgatgcacatgaacacccacactggagagaagatGCATGCATGTGATTATTGTGGAAAAGTATTTTTTTGGGCTACAGGCCTGAAGAGGCACctgagagttcatacaaaggagaaacCATATTCATGCTCtgtatgtggaaagagtttttcacaaCTACAGACTTTAAAAGTTCATCAGAAGAcacacactggtgtgagagatcacatgtgctttgagtgtaaGAAGACTTTTATTACAGCTCAACGGTTAAAACGCcaccagaggatccacactggagagaaaccttacaagtgttcacactgcgacaagaaaTTCAGTCGGTCAGAACATCTGAaagcacatgagaggatccacactggagagaaaccgtatcactgcactgaatgtgggaagagtttcactcaCTCACGTAATCTACTCATGCATACCAAAAGGATTCATAGTAAGTAG